Proteins encoded together in one Pontiella desulfatans window:
- a CDS encoding response regulator gives MGKNTTVLIVDDNAMLRFGLAGAIGHEEGLEVVGEAASGADAYDLYAMLKPDVVTMDYKMPGEDGVECTRRIRADFPDARIILFSVFESEEDIWKAVKSGVKGYLTKNAGAVEDVMEAIHEVADGGTYFPALIAQKIEVRKQQEELTPRELEVLQLLGEGRSNKEILDHFDISLSTVKHHITNIREKLGAADRTQAVVIAYKRGILKVD, from the coding sequence ATGGGCAAGAATACAACCGTTTTGATTGTGGACGACAATGCCATGCTGCGTTTTGGGCTGGCCGGGGCCATCGGGCATGAGGAAGGGCTTGAGGTTGTCGGCGAAGCCGCATCCGGAGCGGATGCCTACGATCTTTATGCGATGCTCAAGCCGGATGTGGTGACCATGGACTACAAGATGCCCGGCGAGGACGGGGTGGAATGCACCCGCCGCATCCGGGCCGATTTCCCCGATGCGAGGATCATTCTGTTTTCCGTGTTTGAATCGGAAGAGGATATCTGGAAAGCCGTGAAGTCCGGGGTGAAGGGCTATCTCACGAAAAATGCCGGCGCGGTGGAGGACGTGATGGAGGCGATCCACGAGGTCGCCGATGGCGGAACCTATTTCCCGGCATTGATTGCCCAGAAAATCGAAGTCCGCAAGCAGCAGGAAGAGCTGACCCCGCGCGAGCTCGAAGTGCTGCAGCTGCTGGGCGAAGGCAGGAGCAACAAGGAAATCCTCGATCATTTCGATATATCCCTTTCCACTGTTAAGCATCACATTACCAATATCCGCGAAAAACTGGGGGCCGCCGACCGCACTCAGGCGGTCGTTATTGCCTATAAAAGAGGCATTTTAAAGGTAGATTAG
- a CDS encoding fibronectin type III domain-containing protein, giving the protein MRKQLTLMLCMLTAAFAVQAADINIFDIDFSTYSNGDIDGVNGWVTTSSSSFSVTNSTEVSLDGSAGSHRMMLTTSPSTLGIGESLEITFDARYSIPSIRQHGRMMMFGVQTNGVDASGGQAETVSGFLNFFGAELSREAGQLRYNADSASWWVNDGTHIETSATNVSMNPFGYDFVTMTDIGLVDSDSDVVRTTYLITKSHVTNEFDVSVTISDSITGFSETYAEAGISRPGAWAGNELYFFLDTNPEAGRDYGIFVQTAKMDRLDPVPVPPASVSALGLDGSVSLTWTEMAGAATYDIYRSTTSGGSFTLLASDETQPYSDTSVANGTTYYYTVVSKFTNGDSAQSGEAQATPKAIFDNVTVYDNDFSSYSLGDLTVVSTDWDEVSGSGSNAFAVINDNGTNKADTVATQADHDSVEGNAVYLDKLLRNDADDIIEGHIDLVFSVTANSGTDAVYTHKNVFTFGPTTSTADSLKVTGKDNMALLNAKMRYENRLLIMFGDDSITEANALAIVNFNELGWNPKPNSGQSWVGTPGTADLETDPLRISYKFRKTREDGVYQVWASVSNMNTMITYSESENEFRTLERQDLYDSPATLFGMSHDYQAKVDSEVDIIDVTVNEMSVTHSTQEPAVVVPQVTSVLSGDRQVSITWEPILEASGGYTLTVVTPDSEEYVVAENTTETTITDSPRWNDIANTYTLTANFDSELTPNTASTNFVAAPVGLVSAFEVDSFGTANMDTALLQISNAVDWATIDAMTTPFFENGENSYTGPTLYGMYKGKQAVDGVLLQTRVQDAGGKVNFTLDKGWKSWPYASVLAFVEASDMGTATFDATAETLNVQVSWGATTTGNAGNQDNGLRLAIRNGSTWYASDENIVASDATKNDPKTIIVADVASADWRPITGINAAATSEMWIGGVVDGSTFTDVNAVGWFQARGWVSSIYGLEVKVQGALPSYEYWTENSGLVSSNNAATADPDLDGLVNEKEYAFGGNPLVADTATLPVMDPAVVDISGTDYLTYVYQKRRDPVSGISYALKTTTDLVNVPFAANGAVLTDEQVIDYYWTAVTNYVPFTADKTFIKVDVE; this is encoded by the coding sequence ATGAGGAAACAATTAACTCTGATGTTATGTATGTTGACTGCTGCTTTTGCTGTTCAGGCTGCAGATATCAATATTTTTGACATCGACTTCAGCACATACAGCAATGGAGATATAGATGGAGTGAACGGCTGGGTCACGACCAGTAGTTCCAGCTTCAGTGTCACAAACAGTACGGAAGTGTCTTTAGACGGATCGGCAGGATCGCACCGTATGATGCTCACCACGAGTCCATCAACATTGGGCATCGGTGAGTCGCTTGAAATTACGTTTGATGCGCGGTATAGCATTCCCAGCATTCGTCAGCATGGTCGTATGATGATGTTTGGTGTTCAGACAAATGGAGTGGACGCTTCCGGCGGACAGGCTGAAACGGTATCCGGCTTTTTAAACTTCTTCGGTGCGGAATTGTCCCGTGAAGCCGGGCAGTTGCGTTATAATGCGGATTCTGCCAGCTGGTGGGTGAATGATGGCACCCATATCGAGACCAGTGCCACGAATGTGTCCATGAATCCATTTGGATATGATTTTGTAACCATGACTGATATCGGTCTTGTTGATTCTGATTCAGACGTTGTGCGCACCACCTATCTCATTACCAAATCGCATGTGACCAATGAGTTCGACGTCTCCGTGACGATTTCCGACAGCATAACAGGCTTCTCGGAAACGTATGCAGAGGCTGGGATTTCACGTCCGGGTGCCTGGGCCGGTAACGAGCTCTATTTCTTCCTCGATACCAATCCGGAAGCAGGTCGCGATTACGGTATCTTCGTTCAGACCGCAAAGATGGATCGACTGGATCCTGTTCCGGTTCCGCCCGCCTCAGTAAGCGCGCTTGGTCTGGATGGTTCTGTATCTTTAACCTGGACCGAAATGGCCGGAGCAGCTACGTATGACATCTACAGATCCACGACCTCCGGCGGATCATTTACACTGCTTGCCAGTGATGAAACACAACCCTATTCCGATACTTCGGTAGCCAATGGAACAACGTACTACTATACGGTGGTCTCAAAGTTTACCAACGGTGATTCTGCTCAGTCTGGTGAGGCACAAGCCACGCCTAAAGCCATCTTCGACAACGTGACGGTATATGATAACGATTTTTCCAGTTATTCGCTGGGTGATCTGACGGTTGTTTCAACCGACTGGGACGAAGTTTCCGGAAGTGGCAGCAATGCATTTGCCGTTATCAATGATAATGGAACGAATAAAGCGGATACCGTTGCCACGCAGGCTGATCATGATAGCGTTGAAGGTAATGCGGTTTATCTGGACAAACTGCTTCGCAACGATGCTGACGATATTATCGAAGGACATATTGATTTGGTCTTCAGCGTGACTGCAAATAGCGGGACTGATGCGGTTTATACGCACAAAAACGTATTCACATTCGGTCCAACGACCAGTACGGCTGATTCGCTCAAGGTAACCGGAAAAGATAACATGGCACTGCTTAACGCCAAAATGCGCTATGAGAACAGGCTGCTGATTATGTTTGGCGATGACAGCATCACCGAAGCGAACGCGCTGGCGATTGTTAACTTTAACGAGCTAGGCTGGAACCCGAAACCGAACTCCGGCCAGAGCTGGGTAGGTACTCCAGGTACTGCAGACCTGGAAACAGATCCACTCCGCATTTCTTACAAATTCCGGAAAACACGCGAAGACGGTGTTTACCAGGTGTGGGCCTCTGTATCCAACATGAATACGATGATCACTTATAGTGAGTCTGAAAACGAGTTCAGGACGCTGGAACGTCAGGATCTCTATGATTCTCCGGCGACGTTGTTCGGTATGAGCCATGATTATCAGGCTAAGGTGGATAGCGAAGTGGATATAATTGATGTAACGGTGAATGAAATGAGTGTTACGCATTCAACGCAGGAACCCGCTGTAGTTGTTCCGCAGGTAACCAGTGTCCTTTCCGGCGACCGGCAGGTCTCCATTACATGGGAACCGATATTGGAAGCTTCGGGCGGTTACACCCTTACCGTGGTAACACCGGACAGCGAAGAATACGTTGTGGCAGAAAATACGACCGAAACAACAATCACAGATTCGCCGCGTTGGAACGATATTGCCAACACGTACACCCTCACGGCGAACTTCGATTCCGAGCTGACTCCGAATACCGCCAGCACAAACTTTGTGGCGGCGCCGGTTGGATTGGTGTCGGCATTCGAAGTTGATTCGTTTGGTACTGCAAATATGGATACGGCTCTCTTGCAGATATCAAATGCGGTGGACTGGGCGACTATCGATGCCATGACCACGCCATTCTTTGAAAATGGAGAGAATAGTTATACTGGGCCCACGCTGTATGGAATGTACAAGGGCAAGCAGGCTGTGGATGGTGTGCTTTTGCAGACCCGAGTCCAGGACGCTGGCGGGAAGGTTAACTTTACCCTCGATAAGGGATGGAAATCCTGGCCTTACGCATCTGTACTCGCCTTCGTTGAGGCATCGGATATGGGTACCGCAACCTTCGATGCGACTGCGGAAACCCTGAATGTCCAGGTGTCCTGGGGCGCTACCACAACCGGTAATGCCGGTAATCAGGATAATGGTCTGCGTCTTGCGATTCGCAATGGTTCAACCTGGTATGCTTCCGATGAGAATATTGTTGCAAGTGATGCAACAAAGAATGATCCCAAAACCATCATTGTTGCCGATGTGGCCAGTGCCGACTGGAGGCCGATTACCGGAATCAATGCCGCTGCCACGTCAGAAATGTGGATTGGCGGGGTTGTGGACGGCAGTACCTTTACGGATGTCAACGCCGTGGGCTGGTTCCAGGCGCGGGGCTGGGTATCGAGTATTTACGGGCTTGAGGTCAAGGTGCAGGGCGCACTGCCTTCCTATGAATACTGGACGGAAAACAGCGGACTGGTCAGCTCAAACAATGCGGCGACCGCCGATCCGGACCTCGATGGGCTGGTCAATGAGAAGGAATATGCCTTCGGCGGGAACCCGCTCGTGGCCGATACCGCTACGTTGCCGGTGATGGATCCAGCCGTGGTTGATATTAGCGGCACGGACTACCTCACCTATGTCTACCAGAAGCGGCGTGATCCGGTTTCCGGCATCAGCTATGCGCTCAAGACCACCACCGACCTGGTCAACGTGCCTTTTGCGGCCAACGGTGCTGTGCTGACCGATGAGCAGGTGATCGATTATTACTGGACGGCGGTGACCAACTACGTTCCGTTTACTGCAGATAAAACCTTCATCAAGGTTGACGTGGAATAA
- a CDS encoding PEP-CTERM sorting domain-containing protein, translating to MKKNKNRFALLALASMVGATATATIIVSDDFSGYTAGAVIGGPNWNPKWDGGDTSQQSLFRAESGGTGYAVLDTTVAKRSYHIPNQTSFTMGPGLTATVSSDFRYSHEAGGTITANLNKNIFGLLVTDQPQWWNGANKNFSLANRGNAMGNTLPASPFVEGWMTHGSLGVDTTVGGLSHWLRVDWELTDNGSTILGQATITDLDTATVRYTSTQIDLGLASGSTLYAGYSTDWNDVGAVDIASFSKIDEVHMDNFQIEVIPEPATLGLISAFGGAVLFIRRRFML from the coding sequence ATGAAAAAAAATAAAAACAGATTCGCACTGCTCGCGCTGGCGAGCATGGTTGGCGCAACCGCGACGGCGACGATCATCGTTTCTGATGACTTCAGCGGCTATACTGCCGGTGCGGTAATTGGGGGGCCGAACTGGAATCCCAAGTGGGATGGCGGGGATACATCCCAACAAAGCCTGTTCAGGGCAGAATCGGGTGGAACGGGTTATGCGGTGCTTGATACGACCGTTGCAAAGCGTTCGTACCATATTCCCAACCAGACTTCATTCACCATGGGCCCTGGCTTGACCGCAACAGTCAGCTCGGATTTCCGCTACAGCCATGAGGCCGGCGGCACGATTACCGCCAATCTCAACAAGAATATTTTTGGACTGCTGGTAACAGACCAACCTCAATGGTGGAATGGTGCTAATAAGAATTTTTCGCTGGCAAATCGCGGCAATGCCATGGGAAACACTTTGCCGGCATCTCCATTTGTCGAAGGCTGGATGACGCATGGTTCGCTAGGTGTTGACACGACTGTCGGCGGATTGAGCCACTGGCTCCGCGTGGACTGGGAACTCACCGATAATGGTTCGACCATTCTTGGACAGGCGACCATTACCGATCTTGATACGGCCACGGTACGCTATACCTCGACACAGATTGATCTAGGGCTTGCATCCGGTAGCACGCTATATGCTGGTTACAGCACAGACTGGAACGATGTTGGCGCTGTCGATATTGCCTCATTCTCAAAAATCGATGAAGTCCACATGGATAACTTCCAGATTGAAGTCATCCCGGAACCGGCCACGCTGGGGCTGATTTCCGCGTTTGGCGGAGCGGTGTTGTTCATCCGCCGGCGCTTCATGCTCTAG